Proteins from a single region of Starkeya sp. ORNL1:
- the fae gene encoding formaldehyde-activating enzyme: MSDIWFRTGEATVLAAEGQFTDAMPEVLIGSVRGPAGHAFASMMGQAAGHTRMFVVRDLNQMVRPATMMTTKVTIQTMEYVDLLGGVVQGAIGDAIVDALSEGLLPKEAADEICMIVMIWLDPRCAEDPNLDRADLYRTNYEAMKLAIDRAMKGEPTVEQLIANRKTIKHYALDGVVEY; this comes from the coding sequence ATGAGCGACATCTGGTTCCGCACCGGCGAGGCGACGGTTCTTGCCGCCGAAGGCCAGTTCACCGACGCCATGCCGGAAGTGCTGATCGGCTCGGTGCGCGGCCCGGCCGGGCATGCGTTCGCCTCGATGATGGGCCAGGCGGCCGGCCACACCCGCATGTTCGTGGTGCGCGACCTCAACCAGATGGTGCGCCCGGCGACCATGATGACCACCAAGGTCACGATCCAGACCATGGAGTATGTCGACCTGCTCGGCGGCGTGGTGCAGGGCGCCATCGGCGACGCCATCGTCGACGCGCTGAGCGAGGGCCTGCTGCCGAAGGAAGCGGCCGACGAGATCTGCATGATCGTGATGATATGGCTCGACCCGCGCTGCGCCGAGGACCCCAATCTCGACCGCGCCGACCTCTATCGGACGAACTACGAGGCGATGAAGCTGGCGATCGACCGCGCCATGAAGGGCGAGCCCACGGTGGAACAGCTGATCGCCAACCGCAAGACGATCAAGCACTACGCGCTGGATGGCGTGGTGGAGTATTGA
- a CDS encoding ATP-binding protein, with product MARANAAGASVRVQAMRGLARSVARPAYQRLVDAEPFMRRAVPALIIAFIGIVAVAAIVQTRAYHTEAVGDAKDELALYAMAVASDLGQRSGGVAAAAAALKGALPPRAAEAGRHFAVVDGGGRVVITEDGEASTAAEVTALLSNVQALAVFAENAGVLDVPLTDGTLAIATVRNLRRTTGQLVVLQPLDAALGTWRSDTILTVTLLTTTGGVLLILGFAFHWQASRAREADGIYDTVQERIDTALMRGRCGLWDWDMGRGRMFWSYSMFEMLGLEPRDELVSFGDVANLVHPDDANLYEIAKEIADKPGRTIDRVFRMKHAEGHYVWLRARAEVVAQENGEPPHLVGIAVDVTEERRLAERNATADMRLRDAIESISESFVLWDAANLLVMCNSKFQALHGLGDDTVTTGTPFETIASLARQPVVRTPLKTEDRPEEGARAFEAQIEGGRWMKIAERRTKDGGFVSVGTDITALKRHEERLMDSEKRLMALVADLRKSQQTLEFQAQQLAELAQNYSDEKNKAEDANRAKSEFLANMSHELRTPLNAIIGFSELMESGLFGPLGCEKYNEYCRDIRDSGRYLLDVINDILDMSRIEAGRVQLAYTPIRLDEIVTEALRVMSVRADEKRLVIVSEIDAETPIEADRRALKQVTLNLISNAIKFTPENGRIAVRARVTPQSALLVIEDSGIGIPEAALSKIGKPFEQVESQFTKTYKGSGLGLAIAKSLVELHGGSMRLRSAEGVGTTVVVRLPVQGRPGRQYRAPVRIAAAQVR from the coding sequence ATGGCTCGCGCCAACGCTGCGGGGGCGTCTGTGCGCGTTCAGGCCATGCGGGGGCTGGCACGCTCGGTGGCGCGACCCGCCTATCAGCGGCTGGTCGACGCCGAGCCCTTCATGCGCCGAGCGGTTCCCGCTCTGATCATCGCATTCATCGGCATCGTCGCGGTCGCCGCGATTGTGCAGACCCGTGCCTATCATACCGAGGCGGTCGGCGACGCCAAGGATGAGCTTGCGCTCTACGCCATGGCGGTCGCCAGCGACCTCGGCCAGCGCTCCGGCGGCGTCGCCGCCGCGGCCGCCGCGCTGAAGGGCGCGCTGCCGCCCCGCGCCGCGGAAGCCGGCCGGCACTTCGCCGTGGTCGATGGCGGCGGGCGGGTGGTGATCACCGAAGACGGCGAAGCCTCGACCGCCGCCGAGGTCACCGCCCTGCTCTCCAATGTCCAGGCACTCGCGGTGTTCGCCGAGAATGCCGGCGTGCTCGACGTGCCGCTCACCGACGGCACGCTGGCCATCGCCACGGTGCGCAATCTGCGCCGCACCACCGGCCAGCTCGTGGTGCTGCAGCCGCTCGACGCCGCGCTCGGTACCTGGCGCTCCGACACCATCCTCACCGTCACGCTGCTCACCACCACCGGCGGCGTGCTGCTGATCCTCGGCTTCGCCTTCCACTGGCAGGCGAGCCGCGCCCGCGAGGCCGACGGCATCTACGACACCGTGCAGGAGCGCATCGACACCGCGCTGATGCGCGGGCGCTGCGGCCTGTGGGATTGGGACATGGGCCGCGGCCGGATGTTCTGGTCGTACTCGATGTTCGAGATGCTGGGGCTGGAGCCACGCGACGAACTTGTCTCGTTCGGCGATGTCGCCAACCTGGTGCATCCCGACGACGCCAATCTCTACGAGATCGCCAAGGAGATCGCCGACAAGCCGGGCCGCACCATCGACCGCGTGTTCCGCATGAAGCACGCCGAGGGCCATTATGTGTGGCTGCGCGCCCGTGCCGAGGTGGTGGCGCAGGAGAATGGCGAGCCGCCGCACCTCGTCGGCATCGCGGTAGATGTCACCGAGGAACGCCGCCTCGCCGAACGCAACGCCACCGCCGACATGCGGCTGCGCGACGCCATCGAGAGCATCTCGGAATCCTTCGTGCTGTGGGATGCCGCCAATCTTCTGGTGATGTGCAACTCCAAGTTCCAGGCGCTGCACGGCCTCGGCGACGACACCGTCACCACCGGCACGCCGTTCGAGACCATCGCGAGCCTGGCCCGCCAGCCGGTGGTGCGCACCCCGCTGAAGACCGAGGACCGCCCCGAGGAAGGCGCCCGCGCCTTCGAGGCCCAGATCGAGGGCGGGCGCTGGATGAAGATCGCCGAGCGCCGCACCAAGGATGGCGGCTTCGTCTCGGTCGGCACCGACATCACCGCGCTGAAGCGCCACGAAGAAAGGCTGATGGACAGCGAGAAGCGGCTGATGGCGCTGGTCGCGGACCTGCGCAAATCGCAGCAGACGCTGGAGTTCCAGGCCCAGCAACTGGCCGAGCTGGCGCAGAACTATTCCGACGAGAAGAACAAGGCCGAGGACGCCAACCGCGCCAAGTCCGAATTCCTCGCAAACATGAGCCACGAGCTGCGTACCCCGCTCAACGCCATCATCGGCTTCTCCGAACTGATGGAAAGCGGGCTGTTCGGGCCGCTCGGCTGCGAGAAATACAACGAGTACTGCCGCGACATCCGCGACAGCGGGCGCTACCTGCTCGATGTCATCAACGACATTCTCGACATGTCGCGCATCGAGGCCGGCCGCGTGCAACTCGCCTACACGCCGATCCGGCTCGACGAGATCGTCACCGAGGCGCTCAGGGTGATGTCGGTGCGGGCCGACGAGAAACGCCTCGTCATCGTGTCCGAGATCGACGCCGAGACCCCGATCGAGGCCGACCGCCGCGCGCTGAAGCAGGTGACGCTGAACCTGATCTCCAACGCCATCAAGTTCACCCCGGAGAATGGCCGCATCGCGGTGCGGGCACGGGTGACGCCGCAATCGGCGCTGCTGGTGATCGAGGACAGCGGCATCGGCATTCCCGAGGCGGCGCTGTCAAAGATCGGCAAGCCGTTCGAGCAGGTCGAGAGCCAGTTCACCAAGACCTACAAGGGCTCGGGGCTCGGCCTCGCCATCGCCAAGTCGCTGGTGGAACTGCACGGCGGCAGCATGCGCCTGCGCTCCGCCGAGGGCGTCGGGACCACCGTGGTGGTGCGCCTGCCGGTGCAGGGGCGGCCGGGTCGGCAGTACCGGGCGCCGGTGCGCATCGCCGCCGCGCAGGTGCGGTAG
- a CDS encoding bifunctional [glutamine synthetase] adenylyltransferase/[glutamine synthetase]-adenylyl-L-tyrosine phosphorylase: MASRRVKLAEHDDAMTLAGLIHEAPEAVQGGKQALSDLLSHAASPIKAEINRIIGLHPQARAVLEAVAAGSPFLSDLIRVDPPRLLEILSSDPASALAAARNRALATVAAATSEDEVMRALRRLRSTSALTIALADIGGAFGLTTITRELTATADTAISAAVDYLLREAVAGRKLRKHGTFGSGSGYTVLAMGKHGARELNYSSDVDLIVLYDPEAAPLAKDVEAAPFFVRLTRTLVRLIQERTGDGYVARVDLRLRPDPASTQIALSLDAALDYYEREGATWERAAYIKARPIAGDLALGEAFLRQLAPFVWRRSLDYAAVADVHAMKQEIHAFRGHEAIAIEGHNVKLGRGGIREIEFFVQTQQLIAGGRDPSLRNPRTLEALDRLAVDRWIGQDAHDELEEAYVYLRRVEHRLQMVADAQTHSLPEDEAAVDAFARFMGYAGRDDFASELGKRLTRVQHHYSKLFEDAPPRAAVEGRLEFPDGADDRETLATLHRLGYAEPKAASETVRRWLRGHYRALKIPACREQLAMIVPGLLDALARGGEPDRALVAADRFFQELPTGLRLMAALAHNPDLVRLLATILGTAPRLGEMLAHRPSLVDALLDPTFFGALPDEAALEARLTALLAESEDEEDLLDRARRFRQEYHVLLGVRILAGTLSANRAGEAYARLADVIIRGLATAVKARFAEVHGKVKGAEVAVLAMGKLGGREMTAGSDLDLIMLYDFDEEQPESDGARPLYGAQYFARLTQRLVSALTTPTNAGQLYEVDLRLRPSGRAGPVATRLAAFEIYQAEEAWTWEHMALTRARVVCASRPFRAEVEKAIAAVLRRERNATRLAADIVDMRGAIADEKGEDDPWDLKYAAGGLVDIEFLAQYLVLAHAARHPDIADTSTQRVIANATRLGLLSAADGQTLGDACRLLHDLTQVLRLAVTAPFKPADASIALRHLLARAGTMPDFSTLEAHLFETQREVRAVFERLLAAETKVRRRKRA, translated from the coding sequence ATGGCGTCGCGACGCGTGAAACTGGCGGAACATGACGACGCTATGACGCTCGCGGGGCTTATCCACGAGGCGCCCGAGGCCGTGCAAGGCGGCAAACAGGCGCTTTCCGACCTGCTCTCCCACGCTGCCAGCCCGATCAAGGCCGAAATCAACCGAATCATCGGCCTCCATCCGCAGGCCCGCGCGGTACTGGAAGCGGTCGCCGCCGGTTCTCCGTTCCTTTCCGACCTCATCCGCGTCGATCCGCCGCGCCTCCTCGAAATCCTCTCCTCGGATCCCGCGAGCGCCCTCGCAGCCGCCCGAAATCGCGCGCTCGCCACGGTGGCTGCGGCCACCAGCGAGGACGAGGTGATGCGGGCGCTGCGCCGGCTGCGCTCGACCTCGGCGCTGACCATCGCGCTCGCCGACATCGGCGGCGCCTTCGGTCTCACCACCATCACCCGCGAGCTCACCGCCACCGCCGACACCGCGATCTCTGCCGCCGTCGACTATCTGCTGCGGGAAGCCGTGGCTGGGCGGAAACTGCGCAAGCATGGCACCTTCGGCTCAGGCTCCGGCTACACCGTGCTCGCCATGGGCAAGCATGGCGCGCGCGAACTGAACTATTCGAGCGATGTCGACCTCATTGTGCTCTACGACCCCGAGGCCGCGCCGCTCGCCAAGGATGTCGAGGCCGCACCGTTCTTCGTGCGCCTCACCCGCACGCTGGTTCGCCTGATCCAGGAGCGTACCGGCGACGGCTATGTCGCCCGCGTCGATCTCAGGCTGCGCCCCGATCCGGCCTCCACCCAGATCGCGCTCTCGCTTGACGCCGCACTGGATTATTACGAGCGCGAAGGCGCCACCTGGGAACGTGCCGCCTATATCAAGGCGCGCCCGATCGCCGGCGACCTCGCGCTCGGCGAGGCGTTCCTGCGCCAGCTCGCGCCCTTCGTCTGGCGCCGCTCGCTGGACTATGCGGCTGTGGCGGACGTGCACGCCATGAAGCAGGAGATCCACGCCTTTCGCGGCCATGAGGCGATCGCCATCGAAGGCCACAATGTGAAGCTCGGCCGCGGCGGCATCCGCGAGATCGAGTTCTTCGTGCAGACCCAGCAGCTCATCGCCGGCGGCCGCGATCCCTCGTTGCGCAATCCGCGCACGCTGGAGGCGCTGGACCGTCTTGCCGTCGATCGCTGGATCGGCCAGGACGCGCATGACGAGCTGGAAGAGGCCTATGTCTATCTGCGCCGGGTCGAGCACCGGCTGCAGATGGTGGCGGATGCGCAGACCCATTCGCTGCCCGAGGACGAGGCCGCCGTCGACGCCTTCGCCCGCTTCATGGGCTATGCCGGTCGCGACGATTTCGCCAGCGAACTCGGCAAGCGCCTGACCCGGGTGCAGCACCATTATTCCAAGCTGTTCGAGGACGCCCCGCCGCGCGCCGCCGTGGAGGGCCGGCTGGAATTCCCCGACGGCGCCGACGACCGCGAGACGCTCGCAACGCTGCACCGCCTCGGCTATGCCGAGCCGAAGGCGGCGAGCGAGACGGTGCGCCGCTGGCTGCGCGGGCATTATCGCGCGCTCAAGATCCCGGCCTGCCGCGAGCAGCTCGCCATGATCGTGCCGGGCCTGCTCGATGCGCTCGCCCGCGGCGGCGAGCCGGACCGCGCGCTGGTCGCCGCCGACCGCTTCTTCCAGGAATTGCCGACGGGGCTGCGCCTGATGGCGGCGCTGGCGCACAATCCCGATCTGGTGCGGCTGCTCGCCACCATACTCGGCACCGCGCCGCGGCTCGGCGAGATGCTGGCGCACCGCCCCAGCCTGGTCGATGCGCTGCTCGACCCCACCTTCTTCGGCGCGTTGCCCGACGAGGCGGCGCTGGAGGCACGGCTCACCGCGCTATTGGCCGAGTCCGAGGACGAGGAAGACCTGCTCGACCGTGCTCGCCGCTTCCGCCAAGAATATCATGTGCTGCTCGGCGTGCGCATCCTCGCCGGCACGCTCTCGGCCAACCGCGCCGGGGAGGCCTATGCGCGCCTCGCCGACGTCATCATCCGCGGCCTCGCCACGGCGGTGAAGGCGCGCTTCGCCGAGGTTCATGGCAAGGTCAAGGGCGCCGAGGTGGCGGTGCTCGCCATGGGCAAGCTGGGCGGGCGCGAGATGACCGCCGGCTCCGACCTCGACCTCATCATGCTCTACGACTTTGACGAGGAGCAGCCGGAATCCGACGGCGCCCGCCCGCTCTATGGCGCGCAATATTTCGCCCGGCTGACGCAGCGCCTGGTCAGCGCGCTGACCACGCCGACCAATGCCGGCCAGCTCTATGAAGTGGATCTGCGGCTGCGCCCGTCCGGCCGCGCCGGCCCGGTGGCGACGCGGCTCGCCGCCTTCGAGATCTACCAGGCCGAGGAAGCCTGGACCTGGGAGCACATGGCGCTGACCCGGGCGCGCGTGGTTTGCGCCTCCAGGCCGTTCCGCGCGGAGGTGGAGAAGGCCATTGCCGCGGTGCTGCGCCGCGAGCGCAACGCCACGCGGCTCGCCGCCGACATCGTCGACATGCGCGGCGCCATCGCCGACGAGAAGGGCGAGGACGATCCCTGGGATCTGAAATACGCCGCCGGTGGCCTCGTCGATATAGAGTTCCTGGCGCAGTACCTCGTGCTCGCCCATGCCGCGCGGCATCCGGACATTGCCGACACCTCGACGCAGCGTGTCATCGCCAATGCGACCCGGCTCGGCCTGCTCAGCGCCGCGGACGGCCAGACCCTGGGCGATGCCTGCCGGCTGCTGCATGACCTGACCCAGGTGCTGCGGCTCGCGGTGACGGCGCCGTTCAAGCCGGCGGACGCCAGCATCGCGCTGCGCCACCTGCTCGCGCGCGCCGGCACCATGCCGGACTTCTCGACGCTGGAAGCGCACCTGTTCGAAACCCAGCGCGAGGTGCGCGCGGTGTTCGAGCGGCTGCTGGCGGCGGAGACGAAAGTAAGGCGAAGGAAGCGGGCGTAG
- a CDS encoding ATP-binding protein: MTSLGRLTRTTAFKLIAAYLIVFAIFAASVIAYLGWHTQRLVISQATEAIENEARILDEQYRLGGINRLVSIINRRSRAPGAGLYLITTFTGETLAGNVLNLPLNIIDTPGWKEIDYVRSEDQSGHPSRALVKVLFLPGEFRVLVGRDVVEREELRQIIIRPALWGLVVLVVMGVAGGLFVTRRVLKRIDQMTGTTESIMAGNLSGRLAVHGSDDEFDRLALSLNAMLERIEALMAGLKEVSDNIAHDLKTPLTRLRNRAEDALRTASGDEQWRAATEHTIDESDGLIRTFDALLMIARAEAGQARDKMVAFDLAESVNAVAELYEPVADEQGIDLVVEAHEPLMVRGVRELFGQALSNLIDNAIKYSAPDLGERRSLRISAERRDQNACVIVADQGPGIPEADRKRVLERFVRLEESRTQPGSGLGLSLAAAVTHLHGGTIALEDNAPGLRVVIELPLDVPTVG, encoded by the coding sequence GTGACGTCGCTCGGTAGGCTGACGCGCACCACCGCGTTCAAGCTGATCGCGGCCTACCTCATCGTCTTCGCGATCTTCGCGGCGTCGGTCATCGCCTATCTCGGCTGGCACACCCAGCGCCTGGTCATCAGCCAGGCCACCGAGGCGATCGAGAACGAGGCCCGCATCCTCGACGAGCAGTACCGTCTCGGCGGCATCAACCGGCTGGTGTCGATCATCAACCGGCGCTCGCGCGCGCCGGGCGCCGGGCTCTATCTCATCACCACCTTCACCGGCGAGACGCTGGCCGGCAATGTGCTGAACCTGCCGCTCAACATCATCGACACGCCGGGCTGGAAGGAGATCGACTATGTCCGCTCCGAGGACCAGAGCGGGCATCCCAGCCGCGCGCTGGTGAAGGTGCTGTTCCTGCCCGGCGAGTTCCGCGTGCTGGTCGGGCGCGACGTGGTGGAGCGCGAGGAGCTGCGCCAGATCATCATCCGCCCGGCGCTGTGGGGGCTGGTGGTGCTGGTGGTGATGGGCGTCGCCGGCGGCCTTTTCGTTACCCGCCGCGTCCTGAAGCGCATCGACCAGATGACCGGGACCACCGAGAGCATCATGGCCGGCAACCTCTCCGGCCGGCTCGCCGTGCATGGCAGCGACGACGAGTTCGACCGCCTCGCCCTCAGCCTCAACGCCATGCTGGAGCGCATCGAGGCGCTGATGGCCGGGCTGAAGGAAGTGTCCGACAATATCGCCCATGATCTCAAGACCCCGCTCACCCGGCTGCGCAACCGCGCCGAGGATGCGCTGCGCACCGCCTCGGGCGACGAGCAATGGCGCGCCGCCACCGAGCACACCATCGACGAATCCGACGGGCTGATCCGCACCTTCGACGCGCTGCTGATGATCGCCCGTGCCGAGGCCGGGCAAGCGCGCGACAAGATGGTGGCGTTCGACCTTGCCGAGAGCGTGAATGCGGTGGCCGAACTCTACGAGCCGGTGGCGGACGAGCAGGGCATCGACCTCGTGGTCGAGGCGCACGAACCGCTGATGGTGCGCGGCGTGCGCGAACTATTCGGGCAGGCGCTCTCGAATCTGATCGACAATGCGATTAAATACAGTGCACCAGACTTGGGCGAGCGCCGCAGCCTGCGCATCAGCGCCGAGCGGCGGGATCAAAACGCCTGCGTCATCGTTGCCGACCAGGGGCCGGGCATTCCCGAGGCCGACCGCAAGCGCGTGCTGGAGCGTTTCGTGCGGCTGGAGGAGAGCCGGACCCAGCCGGGCTCCGGCCTCGGCCTGTCGCTGGCAGCGGCGGTGACGCATCTGCACGGCGGCACCATCGCGCTGGAGGACAACGCTCCGGGCCTGCGCGTGGTGATCGAGCTGCCGCTCGATGTGCCGACGGTGGGGTGA
- a CDS encoding response regulator transcription factor gives MRLLVVEDDRDASDYLRKAFREAGHVADHAADGEEGLALALDGGYDVLIVDRMLPRRDGLSLITELRGRGDKTPALILSALGQVDDRVTGLRAGGDDYLPKPYAFSELLARVEALARRGGPQGTDTVYRVADLELDRLAHRVTRAGHEIVLQPREFRLLEYLMRHAGQVVTRTMLLENVWDYHFDPQTNVIDVHVSRLRSKIDKGFEPPLLHTVRGAGYIVRDVAR, from the coding sequence ATGCGCCTGCTCGTCGTCGAAGATGACCGCGACGCCTCCGATTATCTCCGCAAGGCTTTTCGCGAGGCCGGCCATGTGGCCGACCACGCCGCCGATGGCGAAGAGGGCCTCGCCCTCGCCCTCGACGGCGGCTACGACGTATTGATCGTCGACCGCATGCTGCCGCGGCGCGACGGCCTGTCGCTGATCACCGAATTGCGCGGCCGCGGCGACAAGACCCCGGCGCTCATCCTCTCCGCGCTCGGCCAGGTCGACGACCGCGTCACCGGCCTGCGCGCCGGCGGCGACGACTATCTGCCCAAGCCCTATGCCTTCTCCGAATTGCTGGCCCGCGTCGAGGCGCTGGCGCGGCGCGGCGGCCCGCAGGGCACCGACACGGTTTACCGCGTCGCCGATCTCGAGCTCGATCGCCTCGCCCATCGCGTCACCCGCGCCGGGCATGAGATCGTGCTGCAGCCGCGCGAGTTTCGCCTGCTCGAATATCTGATGCGCCATGCCGGCCAGGTGGTGACGCGCACCATGCTCTTGGAGAATGTCTGGGACTATCATTTCGATCCCCAGACCAACGTCATCGACGTCCACGTCTCGCGGCTGCGCTCCAAGATCGACAAGGGCTTCGAGCCGCCATTGCTGCATACGGTGCGCGGCGCCGGATATATTGTCCGTGACGTCGCTCGGTAG
- a CDS encoding Do family serine endopeptidase, giving the protein MSRNALPENKTSPLRSSRNRLLAGVFTLALAGGAFGALALPEAVTPALAQITTSQPANTFSFADIVEKVTPAVVSVKVKKDEPAETAMNDDDGDGNPFGGGQNVPPQIERFMKRFGITPDGGQRGPRGPEQHGRIVGQGSGFFISADGYVVTNNHVVDQATEVDITTTDGKTYTAKVIGTDPRTDVALLKVDGKGDFPWVKLATSAPRVGDWVVAVGNPFGLGGTVTAGIVSARGRDIGSGPYDDFLQIDAPINRGNSGGPTFSLNGDVIGMNTAIVSPSGGNVGIAFAIPSETVSQVVDALKSGGTVARGYVGVQIQAVSDDVAEALGMKDDSGALIAQVQSGTPGDKAGLKAGDVVTAIDGDPVKDSREMSRKIAQKKPGTTVQLSVLRNGKDMKVAVTLEQLPNEVASADKKAGDDNNDQGDAAGAGLPRLGLSLAPAKGVAGAGNEGVVVTQVDPNGPAAERGIKSGDVILDVGGKPVMTPADVRSGLAEARKENRKAVLMRVKSEQGTRFVAISLGKSNG; this is encoded by the coding sequence ATGTCGCGCAACGCGCTTCCCGAAAACAAGACCTCCCCCCTGCGCTCGAGCCGCAATCGCCTGCTCGCCGGCGTCTTCACCCTCGCTCTTGCCGGCGGCGCTTTCGGCGCCCTCGCTCTGCCCGAGGCCGTGACCCCCGCGCTCGCGCAGATCACCACCTCGCAGCCCGCCAACACCTTCTCCTTCGCCGACATCGTCGAGAAGGTCACCCCCGCTGTCGTCAGCGTGAAGGTGAAGAAGGACGAGCCGGCCGAGACCGCGATGAACGACGATGACGGCGACGGCAATCCGTTCGGCGGTGGCCAGAACGTGCCCCCGCAGATCGAGCGCTTCATGAAGCGCTTCGGCATCACGCCGGACGGTGGCCAGCGCGGCCCGCGCGGTCCCGAGCAGCACGGCCGCATCGTCGGCCAGGGCTCCGGCTTCTTCATCTCCGCCGACGGCTATGTCGTGACCAATAACCACGTCGTCGATCAGGCGACCGAGGTCGACATCACCACCACCGACGGCAAGACCTACACCGCCAAGGTGATCGGCACCGATCCGCGCACCGACGTCGCGCTGCTCAAGGTCGACGGCAAGGGTGACTTCCCCTGGGTGAAGCTCGCTACCTCCGCGCCGCGCGTCGGCGATTGGGTGGTCGCGGTCGGCAACCCGTTCGGCCTCGGCGGCACCGTGACCGCGGGCATCGTCTCGGCCCGTGGCCGCGACATCGGCTCCGGCCCCTATGACGACTTCCTGCAGATCGACGCCCCGATCAATCGCGGCAATTCCGGTGGCCCGACCTTCTCGCTGAACGGCGACGTCATCGGCATGAACACCGCCATCGTCTCCCCCTCGGGCGGCAATGTCGGCATCGCCTTCGCGATCCCCTCGGAGACCGTCTCGCAGGTGGTCGACGCGCTGAAGAGCGGCGGCACCGTGGCCCGCGGCTATGTCGGCGTGCAGATCCAGGCAGTCAGCGACGATGTTGCCGAAGCCCTCGGCATGAAGGACGACTCCGGCGCGCTGATCGCCCAGGTCCAGTCCGGCACCCCGGGCGACAAGGCCGGCCTCAAGGCGGGTGATGTCGTCACCGCGATCGACGGCGATCCGGTGAAGGACAGCCGCGAGATGTCGCGCAAGATCGCCCAGAAGAAGCCGGGCACCACCGTTCAGCTCTCTGTCCTGCGCAATGGCAAGGACATGAAGGTGGCGGTGACGCTGGAGCAGCTGCCGAACGAAGTCGCCTCCGCCGACAAGAAGGCCGGCGACGACAATAATGACCAGGGCGATGCGGCCGGCGCCGGCTTGCCGCGCCTCGGCCTGTCGCTGGCCCCCGCCAAGGGTGTTGCCGGCGCTGGTAACGAAGGCGTGGTGGTCACCCAGGTCGATCCGAACGGCCCGGCCGCTGAGCGCGGCATCAAGTCCGGCGACGTCATCCTCGACGTGGGTGGCAAGCCGGTCATGACCCCGGCCGACGTCCGCTCGGGCCTCGCCGAAGCCCGCAAGGAGAACCGCAAGGCGGTGCTGATGCGGGTGAAGTCCGAGCAGGGCACGCGCTTCGTCGCCATCTCGCTTGGCAAGTCGAACGGCTGA
- a CDS encoding cytochrome c-type biogenesis protein — MRAILLALALLISGLSIATPVLAVQPDEVLADPAMEARARELSRELRCMVCQNQSIDDSDAPLARDLRILVRERLKAGDSNDQVLDFLVARYGEFVLMRPTLHGANVLLWVAPFAVLVAGFAGAFVFARRRRQEAQATAGLSPEEEEKLHRLLDAPAADLTKL, encoded by the coding sequence ATGCGCGCCATCCTCCTTGCCCTGGCATTGCTCATCTCCGGCTTGAGCATTGCCACTCCGGTGCTTGCCGTGCAGCCGGACGAGGTGCTCGCCGATCCGGCGATGGAAGCCCGCGCCCGCGAGCTGTCGCGCGAACTGCGCTGCATGGTCTGCCAGAATCAGTCGATCGATGATTCGGACGCCCCGTTGGCCCGTGACCTGCGCATTCTGGTTCGTGAACGGCTGAAGGCCGGCGACAGCAATGATCAGGTGCTCGACTTCCTGGTCGCCCGCTATGGCGAGTTCGTGCTGATGCGCCCGACCCTGCACGGCGCCAATGTGCTGCTCTGGGTAGCGCCGTTTGCCGTTCTGGTTGCAGGCTTTGCCGGCGCTTTTGTCTTTGCGCGCCGCCGCCGGCAGGAGGCTCAGGCTACCGCAGGGTTGTCGCCCGAGGAGGAAGAAAAACTCCACCGGTTGCTCGATGCGCCGGCTGCGGACCTTACGAAACTTTAA